One stretch of Falco naumanni isolate bFalNau1 chromosome 7, bFalNau1.pat, whole genome shotgun sequence DNA includes these proteins:
- the ZNF592 gene encoding zinc finger protein 592 isoform X2, with product MGDMKTPDFDDLLAAFDIPDPTSLDAKETIPSAGEENENHLKSSGICIDENVSLSHSLPPSDAPVVSVIVKNTSRQESFEAEKEGNHLGTGLLHNGFRGSDLPSEAHALVHNYGKFESTFINGDSSRSYSDKLDQSKSEPLPTFSQFSPISSPEPEDTFKENSIGDKPKHAQTPYFPPPSMYIPTGASVLDHLRKVPEPELSMFDQYCKKEQKMEIHCQPENRVEMSRREQDKAAERFVESSKDLVDTSSFLGEGLVFGDLPHNNLGESKGSVPELNISSSVPPRQRLKPTHSKLSSCVAALVALQAKKVACIPKGDQPNLTKEPVPFKDGMKGSPKMPKSPKSPRSPLEVVRKASKQPESPRSVCSDSSGKGSPSMAAGSPPAIPKVRIKTIKTSSGEIKRTVTRILPENDELGKSSEESPVETSSAEEFIKSFPSPDTSAVMESEASKNSAKTRAAVAIQLSNVTSPYADGMKTDIAANSTRAVSLSPLPNCGGGAIKVGVKRQQQGIVVQPSGMTTSSLLPKAVHLANLNLVPHSVAASVTAKSSAQRRSQPQVTQMSVPLVHQVKKAAPVIVEAFNKVLHGANPVPIYTPNLSPPRDTNINLPASGYCCLECGDSFALEKSLTQHYSRRSVHIEVMCTQCSTMLLFFNKCSLLKHARDHKSKGFIMQCSQLLMKTISLDQMFSSPTSSSASLAPQTLHSPSPSRKPCAASGGEVGIPANTQPALPLYMDPLRLIRHGLKCLECNKQAQDYVALAAHYQRTSEDNERLTCQVCQMMLPNQCSYCAHQRIHAHKSPYCCPECGAVCRSAYFQTHVKENCLHYSRKVGFRCIHCGVVFMTLAMLKVHIHEKHCEVFHKCSFCPMAFKSTDSTMAHMTSQHPEEPHKTTQVIYKCSCETVFNKKKMLQEHFQQNSKLLVGVFKCPQCQLVYMQKQQLMQHVKGVHGVPQNPEELSNFPQKSEKASRSQFHTLPKELSVANGTSRSPLPRKDMRVEGHNPESKSRLRRTGWTCKECSQWIPDRETYVSHMKRSHGRVLHR from the exons ATGGGGGACATGAAAACCCCAGATTTTGATGACCTCTTGGCTGCTTTTGACATCCCCGATCCGACTAGCCTTGATGCCAAGGAGACCATCCCATcagctggggaggagaatgAGAATCACCTGAAGTCATCGGGAATCTGCATAGACGAGAATGTGTCCTTGTCCCACTCTTTGCCTCCCTCTGATGCTCCTGTTGTGAGTGTGATAGTGAAGAACACGAGTCGCCAGGAGTCctttgaagcagaaaaagaggGGAATCACCTCGGGACTGGTCTGCTGCATAATGGGTTTCGTGGGTCCGATCTGCCATCGGAAGCTCATGCTTTAGTGCATAATTATGGCAAGTTTGAGTCAACTTTTATTAATGGCGACAGCTCAAGAAGTTACTCTGATAAACTGGACCAATCCAAATCAGAGCCTTTGCCAACATTTAGTCAGTTTAGCCCGATTTCCAGCCCTGAACCAGAGGACACATTCAAAGAGAACAGTATTGGTGATAAACCCAAACATGCCCAAACTCCATATTTTCCACCGCCTTCGATGTATATACCGACAGGAGCTTCAGTACTAGATCATCTTAGGAAGGTACCAGAGCCCGAATTAAGCATGTTTGATCAGTACtgtaaaaaggaacaaaagatgGAAATCCACTGCCAGCCAGAGAATAGGGTGGAAATGAGCAGGAGAGAACaagacaaagcagcagagaggttTGTGGAGTCAAGCAAGGACTTGGTAGATACCAGTAGCTTTCTTGGAGAAGGCTTGGTGTTTGGAGACCTCCCTCACAATAATTTAGGAGAAAGTAAGGGGTCTGTGCCCGAGCTGAACATCTCTTCATCAGTACCACCTCGCCAGAGGTTAAAGCCAACTCATTCAAAGTTGTCATCCTGCGTGGCAGCATTAGTAGCTCTTCAGGCCAAAAAGGTTGCATGTATTCCAAAAGGCGATCAGCCAAATCTTACCAAGGAACCTGTTCCTTTTAAAGATGGGATGAAGGGAAGTCCAAAAATGCCCAAGTCGCCAAAGAGTCCCCGAAGCCCCTTAGAGGTGGTAAGGAAGGCCAGCAAGCAGCCCGAGAGTCCTCGGAGTGTGTGCAGTGATAGCAGTGGAAAAGGCTCTCCTTCCATGGCAGCTGGCTCTCCGCCAGCTATTCCCAAAGTTAGAATAAAGACTATCAAGACATCCTCTGGTGAAATTAAAAGAACTGTAACTAGAATTTTGCCAGAAAATGATGAGTTGGGCAAATCTTCAGAAGAGTCGCCTGTGGAAACCTCATCTGCTGAAGAGTTTATAAAATCTTTCCCATCCCCTGACACTAGTGCAGTTATGGAAAGTGAGGCTAGCAAGAattcagccaaaaccagggcTGCTGTGGCTATCCAGTTGTCAAACGTAACAAGTCCTTACGCAGATGGTATGAAAACAGATATTGCCGCAAACAGCACGCGTGCCGTGTCCTTATCTCCCCTGCCAAACTGTGGCGGCGGTGCCATAAAAGTAGGTGtcaagaggcagcagcagggtatTGTGGTGCAGCCATCCGGCATGACCACCTCCAGCCTTCTTCCCAAAGCTGTGCACTTGGCAAATCTCAACTTAGTCCCGCATagtgttgctgcttctgttacGGCAAAGTCATCCGCACAGAGACGAAGTCAGCCTCAAGTGACGCAGATGTCTGTGCCGCTGGTACACCAAGTCAAGAAAGCTGCTCCTGTCATTGTGGAGGCATTTAATAAAGTACTACACGGTGCCAATCCGGTGCCAATATATACTCCAAACCTTAGCCCTCCACGTGACACCAATATTAATTTACCTGCCTCTGGGTATTGTTGCCTGGAATGTGGGGACTCGTTTGCCTTAGAGAAAAGCCTGACTCAACATTATAGTCGGCGAAGCGTTCATATTGAAGTCATGTGCACTCAGTGTTCAACtatgctacttttttttaataagtgtAGCTTGCTTAAACATGCAAGAGATCATAAGAGCAAAGGATTTATCATGCAGTGTTCTCAGCTGCTAATGAAAACAATTTCCTTAGACCAAATGTTTTCATCTCCTACAAGCTCTTCAGCCTCTCTGGCTCCTCAGACTTTGCACTCACCCTCTCCTTCGCGTAAGCCCTGCGCTGCTTCAGGAGGTGAGGTAGGAATTCCTGCCAACACTCAGCCAGCCTTGCCCCTCTATATGGACCCATTGAGACTAATCCGTCATGGACTTAAGTGTTTAGAGTGTAACAAGCAGGCGCAGGATTATGTTGCTTTAGCAGCTCATTACCAGAGAACCTCAGAAGACAATGAGAGACTG ACGTGTCAAGTGTGCCAGATGATGCTGCCTAACCAGTGCAGTTACTGCGCTCACCAGAGGATCCATGCTCACAAGTCTCCATACTGCTGCCCAGAGTGTGGAGCTGTCTGCCGCTCTGCCTATTTCCAAACTCACGTCAAGGAGAACTGCCTGCACTATTCCCGCAAAGTTGGATTCAG GTGCATCCATTGTGGAGTTGTCTTCATGACCCTTGCCATGCTGAAAGTGCACATCCATGAGAAACACTGCGAAGTCTTCCACAAGTGTTCTTTTTGCCCAATGGCCTTCAAGTCGACCGACAGCACCATGGCTCACATGACCAGCCAGCACCCAGAAGAGCCTCATAAAACTACTCA GGTGATATACAAATGCTCTTGCGAGACGGTCTTTAACAAGAAGAAGATGCTCCAAGAGCATTTCCAGCAGAACAGCAAGTTGTTAGTGGGAGTGTTTAAGTGCCCACAGTGTCAGCTGGTTTatatgcagaagcagcagttaaTGCAGCATGTCAAG GGTGTTCATGGAGTCCCCCAAAATCCTGAGGAGCTCTCAAACTTTCCACAGAAATCTGAGAAAGCATCAAGGAGCCAGTTTCATACCCTACCAAAGGAGCTATCAGTAGCCAATGGGACTTCCCGCTCCCCTCTGCCAAGGAAGGACATGAGGGTGGAAGGACACAATCCCGAATCCAAGTCCAGACTGAGAAGAACAGGTTGGACTTGCAAGGAGTGTTCACAGTGGATCCCCGATAGGGAAACCTATGTGTCCCACATGAAGAGAAGTCATGGAAGG GTACTGCACAGATGA